The Desulfallas thermosapovorans DSM 6562 nucleotide sequence CTGTCCCTGAAGCTCTTTGGCCAGCAGCAGCCTTTGCCCCCCGGACTCCATAAGAATGTAGTCAAATTCCGGGTGCAGGGTTATGGCCAGGTTGGCAATCAGTGTCCAGGGAGTGGTGGTCCAAATGACCACATAGGTATTCTCCTCCGGCAATACTCCCTTGCCGTCCCGCACCGGAAATTTAACATAGATGGAAGGAGATTTTTTATCGGCGTATTCCACCTCGGCCTCGGCCAGGGCGGTTTCACAGGTGGCGCACCAGTACACCGGTTTTAATCCCTTGTAAATATAGCCCCGTTTGGCCATTTCGCCGAATACGCCTATTTGCCGGGCCTCGAAGTGGGGCATCAGGGTTAGATAGGGGCGTTCCCAATCCCCCCGCACGCCCAGGCGTTTAAATTCTTCCCGCTGAATGTCCACAAATTTCAATGCGTATTCCCGGCACTTCTGCCGGAAAGCCACCGTGTCCACGGCGTGGCGGTTAAGGCCCAGGTTTTTGATGGCCTGCTGCTCGATGGGCAGGCCATGGGTATCCCAGCCCGGAATATAGGGGGCATCGTAGCCCGCCATGGAATGAAACTTGACAATAATATCCTTGAGCACTTTATTTAAAGTGTGCCCCAGGTGAATATGGCCGTTGGCATAGGGGGGGCCGTCATGTAATATAAATTTGGGTTTGCCGCTGTTATGCTGCTGTACCTGGCGATAAATATTATTTTCTTCCCAGAACTGCATGATTTCCGGTTCCCGCTGGGGTAAGTTGCCTCGCATGGGAAAGTCGGTTTGGGGTAAATTAAGGGTTTTTCCGTAATCCATAATGTCACCTCAATCATGATGATTTGACAAAAATAAAAAACCGTCCCGGCAAAGGGACGGATGTTTTCCGTGGTACCACCCTGATTGGACCGGCCGCCGGCGAAAATATTAGGCCGTTATAAAAAAGACCGATCCCGCTTATATGGCCGTTAACGGCGGCCACCGGACAAGCTTAATCTCCCTAAAGGATTTCAGCCGTCGCCTCCCGGGTGATTTTCAAGCGGTTTACACTGCACCCGGCTCACACCACACCCGGGCTCTCTGGGCAGCCGCACCGTTTACTCGTCCCGATCACAGGCAACCTGATATCGACAATTTAACTATACCATTATATATAAAAACGCCCGGCCAGTCAATAATTGAGCCGTTCCAGCACCTGCCGGGCGGTCAAACCTTCAACCCGCACAGTTTTATTACGCCCGGTATGCCCGTGGCAAACCGCCACCCGGCCTTTGGCCACCCCCAGCAGTTCAGCTATGAAGGCACAACAGGCTTTGTTGGCCGCACCGTCCACCGGAGGAGCAGTAAGCCGCACTTTAAGGGCGCCGTCCATGATACCGGACACCTGGTTTTTGGCAGCCCTGGGCTGTACCCGTATTTTTATAGTCACACCACCGGCATCCTCTTGAATATCCAACATAACCTCACCGTCCTCATCGCCGGGGTAGGTTTACTATTACCGTATGTATGCCATACCGGTTAGAACCAGGTATAACTACCTGTCCCCATCATCACCCTGTTCACCGGGGTCGCCTTCCCCGGCACGGAGATTGCCCCGGGCTGCACCCGCAGCACTGTCCGTATCCTCACGACCACCGGCATCATCACCATTCCGGCCCGCAGCCGCCTCAAGCCAACCCGACCCGAAGTTACTCATCATTTCCAATACCTCTTCCTCCTGATCGTCCAACAAGCTTATCTGGGCCTCCAGGAAAGAGCGAAATTTAACCCTGAACATCTGAACTTGCTTGTTTAACAGGCGGTATTCCTCCATAACATCTCTAACCCGGTTTTCAGCTTCCTCGATGCGATACCGGGCCCGCTCCCGCGCCTCCTGAAGCGTCCTGGCCGCCTTTCCCTCGGCATCACCAATAATTTTTTCAGCCCGCAGGCGAGCGTCTTCCAGCAACAGTTCGGCCTCTTGCCGGGCGTTGCGCTCCAGGTCATCGGCATTTTTTTGGGCCATGATAACTGCATTCTTAATAACTTTCTCCATTTCTAAATAGCGCGCCATGGCAGCTTCGCCGTTTTCCAGCTTTTCCTTCAGGGACTGGTTTTCCAGATACAAAGCCTCGTAATTTTGCACCAACTGGTCGAGGAACTTGTCTACCTCTTCTTCATTATAACCCCGGAAGGAGCGTCGAAATTCTTTTTTCTGAATATCAAGGGGGGTGAGCACATGCAACATCTCCTATCAGATTTTTAACTGACAGTAAAATAAGATGACCATAGCCATAATCCAATGTACAAACGTTAATCACTTAACCTTTCACTCTTGCATGCATGCCTTTCCAGGGCACAAAACGCCATGAAAGAATTTCTTTTAGACTTTCAACACCCGGCACCACCCGGGTGACACCGGACCGGGGTGGGGTAACCGGGTTACTTAACGGGCAGTGCCGTAGCGATGTAATAACAGGTTTATACGGCCCTTTTTAGTCTGGCCACCGGTTTGTTCCACCGCCACCCGGCCCCGACCCCGGGCGGAAATCATATCTCCCGGCTGCACCGGCGTGGCAGGGTCAAGGCAAGGGCGCCAGTTGAGGTATATCTTACCTGCGGCGACTTCCCGGGCCATCTTTGTTCTGGATAGGCCAAAACCATGAGCCGCCACCGCGTCCAGGCGCAATGACTGCGCCGTAACCTTAATTTCACGGTAATTCTTTACCGGTGGAATAAGCCCGTCGCGGTTTATTTCACTTACCGTAACCCCCACCCGGCCCACGCCGGTTAGATCCATCTTGATAACTCCCGCCACCTCTGCGGCCACGATTAGCTGAGCACCATCTTCACGCACCAGTATATCACCCAGTTTTTCCCTGCGCAGTCCCAGACCCAGCAGCGCACCAAGGTAATCCCGGTGGGTGAGGGTGTGAAAACGTGAATTACTCTGGACGTTTAAAAAGGCCAGGCCGGCGTCCACTTCCCCGGCAGGCAAGTAATCCGGAAAAATTAATACCCGCGACCTTTCCGCCGCGGGATAACCACCGTCCACCAGCACCGCCAGATCGGGGATAGATCCCACAGCCCGGGCAATCATGGCACAGGCAGCCGGATCATAGAAATCCGTCGCCTGGGGGCGATGGTTTTTGCCAACCATTTCCGCCAGGTCCAATGCCCGGGCTAATATTTCCCTGTCTTCCGGCCTGGTGAACATGTCCCGCAATTTATCCGGGTCCATTTTATTTTTCACCCCGATTAAGCCAAGATCAGGTTGTAATTTTAATATATACCAATGGAATGAAGCAGCCTGATGACCACTGTGGCCAGTATTTGCAGAGCCAAAAAGGCGGCAATGGGAGAAAAATCAATCATACCCACCGGGGGGATCAGCCTTCTGAAAAAGCCCAGCACCGGTTCGGTGGTCTCAAAGATAAATCTAACCACGGGCTGGTAGGGATTCACCCTGACCCAGGATAAGATAATGCGTATAAAAATTAGCCAGGTATATACCTCTATGGCATAGTAAATTACCGTCGTAATACCTATATTCATAAGTCACCCCGTTTGGTTATTTGTCGTCCCCGGATTGCTGGCCGGAACGCCGGCAGGCATTTTCCACCGCCCGGTACAGCGCGGCCCTGATGCCGCCCTCCTCCAGGGCAAACAAGCCCTCAATGGTGGTACCCCCGGGGGTGGTTACCATATCCTTGAGCACCGCCGGGTGGCGACCCGTTTCCAGTATCATCCGAGCGGCGCCCAGCATAGTTTGGGAGGCCAGGGTCAACGCCACATCCCTGGGCAGTCCCATACGTACTCCGGCGTCGGCCAGCGCCTCGGCTATAATATACATATATGCCGGACCACTGCCGCTGAGTCCTGTTACCGCATCCATTAATTTTTCAGGCACCGTCACTGCCCGGCCCACCGCACCAAAGACCGCCAGGGCCAGTTCCCTGTGCTGCTCACTGGCCCACCGGCCACAGCACACCGCCGTGGCCCCTGCCCCCAACAGTGCCGGTGTATTGGGCATCGCCCGTACCACCGGTACTTGATCAGCGATTGATTTTTCTATGTAAGTCGTGGTAATACCTGCAGCGATGGAGATCACAGTATGATCAGGATTGAAACCACTACCTGTTTCGTCCAGTACTTCACCCATGACAAAGGGTTTTACCGCTAACACGATAATATCGCTACCGGCTACCACCGCGCTGTTATCTACGGTTACCCCAACGGAAAACTTTTCCGCCAGGTAATCCCTGCGCTGCCCGCTGGGATCACTAACCAGCACCTGCCCGGCGCCAACCAGATTTGCCCCGATTAGCCCGGTAATCAAAGCCTCGGCCATGGATCCACCGCCGATAAAGCCGAACTTTTTTCCTGCCAGTGACATCTTTTTAACATCCTTCCATGCTTACTTCATCCAGCCCAAAATACCCTTTTCACTGATTTTTTCCTTTATATCCATATCTATATCCACATTACTGGGCACAAAAAGGAAGATTCCCTTCCCCACCTTTTGCATACTGCCGTCCAGTGCATAGGTAGCCCCGCTGACAAAATCCACCACCCGCTTGGCCAGTTCCGGCTCGGCCTGCTCCAAGTTGACGATCACCGGCCGGCGATTTTTCAAGTGATCGGCCATACCCTGAACATCATCAAAACTGCTGGGCTCGACCACGCAAAAACGCATTTGTCGCTGGGAATGCAGGCTAACCACTTGAGCCTTGTTTTTCTTGGGCTTTTGAATGATTGTCTTTTCTTCTTCCAGGGCACGAATTTCCTGTTCTCTGCTCTCTTCCTGTTCTTCCTCAAAGCCCATGAAATTAAGCATTTTATCCACTAATCTTGCCAAAGCTGCCCACCGTTCCTTTCATTTCAATAAGTAACTATTTTTTTATATCACGAGTGCCAAAGATTGCCGTGCCTAAACGAAGCATATCGGCACCTTCCTCCACCGCCACTTCGTAATCATTGGTCATACCCATGGAAAGATGTTTTAGTTTATGCTTTGCAGCCAGAAGCCGCAGTTCTCTAAAATAAGGGCGCACCTCTTCAGGATTCCGGGCGTAAGGAGCAATGGTCATCAATCCATGCACCGTTATTCGAGGTAAATCCCGCAAAGCCGTCAAAAAGTCCGGCAGTTCTCCAGGGGTAAGTCCTTGCTTGGTTCTTTCTCCGGAGGTATTTACCTGCACCAATACCCCAACCGCTACTCCAACTTTAACAGCACGGCGATTGATTTCCTCGGCCAGGCTCCAGCGGTCTAAAGAATGAATGAGTGCCACCCGGCCCACCACATATTTCACCTTGTTGGTCTGCAGGTGACCAATCATATGCCAGTTTATGTCCGGCGGCAGGGCGGTGATTTTACCGGTCATTTCCTGAACCCGGTTTTCCCCCAAATCCGTAATACCCTGCTGCACAACTTCCCGCACCCGGGGAACCTCCACGCCTTTAGTCACGGCTATGATTTTAATTTGCCGCGGTTCACGACCCGACCGGGCCGCAGCCAGGCGAACCCTTTCCCTGACCCGCTGCAAATTTTCCTCTACCCCATGGAACTCCCCCTTAATCCAGCCGGACACCTTCCCGCGCCCAGCCGGGGTTCTTTACAAAACGCACAGAATTGTTTATTTTATCACCGCTAACCGCCACCATACCCTGTAAACGGTCCTGCACCGCCACCGGTATCCAGCGTACGATCTGCTTGGACACTATATAAATGCCCGGCTTACCTTCTTTAAAAACTATGGCCTCTTCGGGAACCAGCCAGCCGGCCATCCGGCGGGTCACCAGATCAAGCTCTACACGCCGCTGGTGAATGTATTTTTCCGGGTATTGCGGCAATTCCACCAGCATATTAAGTACACTGTCTGCGCTATGTATTTGCATAATTTTTCCGTTTAACTTTTCACCATTCCAGAACAAGGTCACTGCTGCATCCTTGGAAAATGTACGGGTTACATGTTCACCAGGGTTTTCCAAACGGATAAAAACCAGTACCGGCTGCAGGTTGTCCACCACTTTACCGATAATTTGCCCGCCCGTCACTTCATTCGTAGCCGGTGTTATATTATTACTTATTTTTTCAACCGCAGCCAGGTCCAATACATCTATCATATCGGGCACCAGCAAGTTTTCCAAATTATCCAGGTGTGTACAAAAAATACCCGACCGGGGGCTCCAGATTTTTTCATTTGAAGTACCGCTTATCTCAGCCATTAACGCCCCCGTACGTAAACGGTCACCGTCTTGTACCAGCAAATGCAGCTGACCGGACACCGGTGCCTTTACCGGTTCCTCATGTTTTATCAGTAACCCCTGGGTGGCCAGGGTTTCCCTGACCTCTCCCTGAACCAGGACTGTTATATCGAGCAAATGCAGCAGCACATTGTTTTTCGCCCAGGCCAGTGTGCTAAAGGCACCCCACAGGATTAACCCGATCCCGCCCAGCAACACAAACAGCGCGGGAATTAACCGGCCGGGGCGCACTCTGTATTTGCCCACACCTTCCCTCCTTTGCCCGTATAATTTATAATTCCTTACGTTAACATAATTACATAACTTAGCATTGATTAAAATAGGTAAAACGGTCTATTTAAACTTGCCGCCTGGCATAAATAACTTTCCTTAATTGGTATATATTATTATCTACCCCGCAAAAGGCAAATTTCCTGCCTGAATTAAAAAAAAACACCCCGATTGATTAAAATAGTGAAAATTTTGGGATACTAATTCAATTCCCGCCGTTCACCGGTTACCAGGTAAATAACAGCTTCACCGATATTGGTGGCATGATCGGCAATCCGTTCAATATACCTGTTTACATACAACAAATAAGCCGACTGGTGGATATTAGCCGGTTTTTCTTTCATGCAGCCAATCAACTCGCGGAATATGCGGTTAAAAATAAAATCCACTTCATCGTCCATGGCACACATATCGATGGCCTTGTACACATCACCTTTAGCATAGGCATCCAGCCCGCCTTTGACCATCTGCTGCACAATATCCGCCATTTCAGGTATGTATTGCACGGGCCGAACCGTAAAGGGATGACCAGTAAGACACATGGTGGCCCGGGCGATGTCCACACAATGGTCGCCCATGCGTTCCAGACTGGTTAATATGTTGATGCCCGTAACGATAACCCGCAAATCACGGGCCATGGGTTGCTGGGTGGCCATTAACCTGACGCATTTCTCTTCAATCTCCAGGCATAGTTCATCAATTATTTCATCACCCATGATCACCTGGGCGGCCAGGGCCATGTCCTGCTGTACCAGCGCCTGGATGGCATCGTACACCGCCTGCTCCACCAGGCTGCCCACGCGTAAAATATCCTGCTGTATTTCTTTCAACGACCTGTCAAAGTAGCTTCTGGCCGTCATACATACTCCTCCTGTTATTAGCCGAAACGCCCCGTTATATAGTCTTCGGTACGCCGGTCTTTGGGCATGGTGAACATGTCGCCGGTCATACCATGCTCCACCAGTTCACCGGCCAAAAAAAATGCTGTATAGTCGGAAACCCGGGCCGCCTGCCGCGTGTTACGGGTCACCATAATGATGGTGTAATCATGCTTTAACACCCTGATGAGCTCCTCCACCTTTAACGCGGCAATGGGATCCAGGGTCGCAGTGGGCTCATCCATCAGCAGTACCTCCGGTTCCACCGCCAGTAACCTGGCTATACACAACCGCTGCTGTTGCCCGGCGGATAACCCCGTGGCGCCCCGGTGCAAGCGATCGCTTACTTCATCCCACAAGGAGGCCGCCCGCAAACTTGTTTCCACAATCTCATCCAACCGCCTGCGGTTTTTAATACCGTGCACCCGGGGTCCGTAAGCCACGTTGTCATAAATAGACATGGGAAAGGGATTGGGTTTTTGAAATACCATCCCCACCTTTTTGCGCAGAGCCATGACATCGTACCTTTCACGGTAAATATCATCACCATCAATTAAAACCCGCCCCTGCACCCGTACGCCTTCATACAGGTCATTCATGCGGTTTAAAGTGCGCAGGAAAGTTGATTTGCCGCAGCCCGAAGGGCCAATCAGGGCAGTAACCCGGTTGGCTAAAATTTCCAGGTTAATATCCCGCAAGGCTTGAAAACCTTTATAAAACAAATTTAATCCATGCACCGATACTTTACTGTTCATTTCAAACTCCATTACCAAAAAGTATGCTTAAAAAACCTGCACACTGGAACGAAGGGCCTTTGTACCGTAGCAGTATTTTATAATTATACAGGTTGTTGGTTAGACGGGTGTTAGACCACTGTTAACATTTTATTAATAAAATCAACTTATCATTATCATGTCAAATATAAATACCTTTATTGTTAACTGTTTTCGGGGCTGTCCATGGGCAAGAATACCGAAAATGTAGTACCCTTACC carries:
- a CDS encoding DUF167 domain-containing protein; translation: MLDIQEDAGGVTIKIRVQPRAAKNQVSGIMDGALKVRLTAPPVDGAANKACCAFIAELLGVAKGRVAVCHGHTGRNKTVRVEGLTARQVLERLNY
- a CDS encoding DivIVA domain-containing protein produces the protein MLTPLDIQKKEFRRSFRGYNEEEVDKFLDQLVQNYEALYLENQSLKEKLENGEAAMARYLEMEKVIKNAVIMAQKNADDLERNARQEAELLLEDARLRAEKIIGDAEGKAARTLQEARERARYRIEEAENRVRDVMEEYRLLNKQVQMFRVKFRSFLEAQISLLDDQEEEVLEMMSNFGSGWLEAAAGRNGDDAGGREDTDSAAGAARGNLRAGEGDPGEQGDDGDR
- a CDS encoding RNA-binding protein produces the protein MDPDKLRDMFTRPEDREILARALDLAEMVGKNHRPQATDFYDPAACAMIARAVGSIPDLAVLVDGGYPAAERSRVLIFPDYLPAGEVDAGLAFLNVQSNSRFHTLTHRDYLGALLGLGLRREKLGDILVREDGAQLIVAAEVAGVIKMDLTGVGRVGVTVSEINRDGLIPPVKNYREIKVTAQSLRLDAVAAHGFGLSRTKMAREVAAGKIYLNWRPCLDPATPVQPGDMISARGRGRVAVEQTGGQTKKGRINLLLHRYGTAR
- a CDS encoding YggT family protein yields the protein MNIGITTVIYYAIEVYTWLIFIRIILSWVRVNPYQPVVRFIFETTEPVLGFFRRLIPPVGMIDFSPIAAFLALQILATVVIRLLHSIGIY
- the proC gene encoding pyrroline-5-carboxylate reductase; this translates as MSLAGKKFGFIGGGSMAEALITGLIGANLVGAGQVLVSDPSGQRRDYLAEKFSVGVTVDNSAVVAGSDIIVLAVKPFVMGEVLDETGSGFNPDHTVISIAAGITTTYIEKSIADQVPVVRAMPNTPALLGAGATAVCCGRWASEQHRELALAVFGAVGRAVTVPEKLMDAVTGLSGSGPAYMYIIAEALADAGVRMGLPRDVALTLASQTMLGAARMILETGRHPAVLKDMVTTPGGTTIEGLFALEEGGIRAALYRAVENACRRSGQQSGDDK
- a CDS encoding cell division protein SepF — its product is MARLVDKMLNFMGFEEEQEESREQEIRALEEEKTIIQKPKKNKAQVVSLHSQRQMRFCVVEPSSFDDVQGMADHLKNRRPVIVNLEQAEPELAKRVVDFVSGATYALDGSMQKVGKGIFLFVPSNVDIDMDIKEKISEKGILGWMK
- a CDS encoding YggS family pyridoxal phosphate-dependent enzyme, which gives rise to MSGWIKGEFHGVEENLQRVRERVRLAAARSGREPRQIKIIAVTKGVEVPRVREVVQQGITDLGENRVQEMTGKITALPPDINWHMIGHLQTNKVKYVVGRVALIHSLDRWSLAEEINRRAVKVGVAVGVLVQVNTSGERTKQGLTPGELPDFLTALRDLPRITVHGLMTIAPYARNPEEVRPYFRELRLLAAKHKLKHLSMGMTNDYEVAVEEGADMLRLGTAIFGTRDIKK
- a CDS encoding HlyD family efflux transporter periplasmic adaptor subunit encodes the protein MGKYRVRPGRLIPALFVLLGGIGLILWGAFSTLAWAKNNVLLHLLDITVLVQGEVRETLATQGLLIKHEEPVKAPVSGQLHLLVQDGDRLRTGALMAEISGTSNEKIWSPRSGIFCTHLDNLENLLVPDMIDVLDLAAVEKISNNITPATNEVTGGQIIGKVVDNLQPVLVFIRLENPGEHVTRTFSKDAAVTLFWNGEKLNGKIMQIHSADSVLNMLVELPQYPEKYIHQRRVELDLVTRRMAGWLVPEEAIVFKEGKPGIYIVSKQIVRWIPVAVQDRLQGMVAVSGDKINNSVRFVKNPGWAREGVRLD
- the phoU gene encoding phosphate signaling complex protein PhoU; this encodes MTARSYFDRSLKEIQQDILRVGSLVEQAVYDAIQALVQQDMALAAQVIMGDEIIDELCLEIEEKCVRLMATQQPMARDLRVIVTGINILTSLERMGDHCVDIARATMCLTGHPFTVRPVQYIPEMADIVQQMVKGGLDAYAKGDVYKAIDMCAMDDEVDFIFNRIFRELIGCMKEKPANIHQSAYLLYVNRYIERIADHATNIGEAVIYLVTGERRELN
- the pstB gene encoding phosphate ABC transporter ATP-binding protein PstB, producing MNSKVSVHGLNLFYKGFQALRDINLEILANRVTALIGPSGCGKSTFLRTLNRMNDLYEGVRVQGRVLIDGDDIYRERYDVMALRKKVGMVFQKPNPFPMSIYDNVAYGPRVHGIKNRRRLDEIVETSLRAASLWDEVSDRLHRGATGLSAGQQQRLCIARLLAVEPEVLLMDEPTATLDPIAALKVEELIRVLKHDYTIIMVTRNTRQAARVSDYTAFFLAGELVEHGMTGDMFTMPKDRRTEDYITGRFG